One Alkalibaculum bacchi DNA segment encodes these proteins:
- a CDS encoding fumarate hydratase — MKDIKVEDITEAVKQLCIDANYNIPLDVKEKIEEAASCEPWPMAKEILDHILENIKIAREESMPACQDTGMTCVFVELGQDVHIVGGLLEDAINEGVRLGYNKGYLRKSVVKDPLNRINTKDNTPAIIYYHIVEGDQLKITVAPKGFGSENMSQIKMLKPSDGIEGVKDFVLQVVREAGPNPCPPIVVGIGIGGTFDRAANLAKKALLRPLSEDHPDGFYKGLEADLLEEINKLGIGPQGFGGKTTALKVSVEVFPTHIAGLPVAVNINCHVTRHKSVIL, encoded by the coding sequence TTGAAGGATATTAAAGTAGAGGATATAACAGAAGCTGTTAAACAATTATGCATTGATGCAAATTATAATATTCCATTGGATGTAAAAGAAAAAATCGAAGAAGCTGCATCTTGTGAACCTTGGCCTATGGCGAAGGAGATATTAGATCATATTTTAGAAAACATCAAAATTGCAAGAGAAGAAAGCATGCCAGCTTGCCAAGACACTGGTATGACCTGTGTCTTTGTAGAATTAGGACAGGATGTTCATATTGTGGGCGGATTATTAGAAGATGCAATTAATGAAGGGGTAAGGCTTGGGTATAACAAGGGATACTTGAGAAAATCCGTGGTAAAAGATCCACTAAATAGAATCAATACAAAAGATAATACCCCAGCAATTATATACTATCATATTGTTGAAGGGGATCAACTGAAGATTACAGTGGCCCCTAAGGGCTTTGGTTCGGAAAATATGAGCCAAATAAAGATGTTAAAGCCTTCTGATGGCATAGAGGGGGTTAAGGATTTTGTCTTACAGGTAGTAAGAGAAGCAGGTCCCAATCCTTGCCCTCCTATTGTAGTAGGAATAGGAATAGGTGGAACCTTTGATAGGGCAGCTAATTTAGCTAAAAAGGCTCTTCTCCGTCCTTTAAGTGAAGATCATCCAGATGGATTTTATAAAGGATTAGAAGCAGATCTACTAGAGGAAATTAACAAATTAGGTATTGGACCACAAGGTTTTGGAGGGAAAACAACTGCCTTAAAAGTAAGTGTGGAAGTGTTTCCAACTCATATTGCAGGTTTGCCTGTAGCTGTAAATATCAATTGTCATGTGACGAGGCATAAAAGTGTTATTTTATAA